One Takifugu rubripes chromosome 2, fTakRub1.2, whole genome shotgun sequence genomic region harbors:
- the LOC101079877 gene encoding ninein isoform X4, which yields MDDCQEQGNYEERLKEVFDSFDASGAGSLSPEELCELCQSLHLDDATPVLQALLQNQDQLDARVEFEQFKDALILVLSSNVEPQPSEEETLSKPDSPEIQPKFVKGSKRYGRRSTPEFIEPISDHSEVRNTNLEEEEVAEDNYDSAVPRKRERWNSNESSTEEYEAEGQLRLWNPDEPSTPRGSNAAPSTSLEERLREACSQLMISWDGFADHDELLVLSEHLGLKLNSDLLQSLSGNGVMSVEEFVSRVLNSNKTQIPPASTPYRQLKRHHSTQPFDEGGRRIAPPSALTSTIGMRLFSTLDDGTGFTPVEYILDAWLDEGIANSAEILQALNFDLDGKLSLSDLTTALENELLITKNGIHQAAVASFKAEIRYLLEQVDREMKEKEKILSDLEKAEKLKNQLATEVDEHHSAIEHKNNLNLRKLEQDHKEKLSAVRSELMKEMDQLKQQAGLQREELEAEIQKIREDESFLRDHLSISVKDNRRLEIELLDSTEKLMEAESQVAKLQRSLDNIMKERFGDLDPSSADFFLQEERMKQLGAGYEAQYREMQDRIDELQAELRDFHSLGRVQQPIGQPLSEELESKSPGMESDPGIGSEEVQPFSLEAEMMLEQLKEQHLREMEDLRNQLQSKINDFDMMVEKHGLIHEDQKAALSLQYQQELQAMKVELASTQSHIEKLQSQLEQAELENATLQRAQAEDREVLENKREEEVRSLRQQLTEAHSYAEDLKEQLTTLSTQLVERGENHANQIEDLRKRHADEIKKLEQEHVELSEARLDEERAKIQEEKAEMEKLLDDFRREREVMQESHEDQLNVRSEEAKLRFEHERDEIVERLTEQWQKERARLDEEHSESLQVLLEEEMLKLIKEHEDKENKLREQWEHNVAELQEHQEETFLQRLLQERLQLQEQFEQREKRQKEQWEMERLQLEEDYEGMLQEKLSEEREKFQSEAEEQEKRQEFLMAQVMTRHREAIKELTSKHGEERDALSSMLEKLRDDIAKERSEAGRLAEENHLLRQKITELKEEDLKEAQQELLHKLEHLNKMKVVAQGEAEAFSKQVSRMHLQSQQLEDKNRMLSEKEARNAAEMETLRRQLAELVERPQREASPEEDRRELAACVSALETELRKALEDTERMENRNTQLSQQLSVLREKAYKADAMEIQLSQLVVERDRVSEESRGLQNQLHKAKDRVVKIEESLEDVTHQNGCLRSELLDVQRERDFLKHDITVLRKQLQNVNEKNRVLEKALYSGGLLSQGKKRHRDEVFRLVEQDQQLLRQENERLQMEVRRAREDLLQSRETVRQLDATVLSLSQSPAAKALEQENAALKRELAAQKELSSSCAGGQGHVRLESLQQENEALKAQMSRLSTHLIDTLQAQLVGLLPPSPLRMPRVQNPGDDAENAQRVHPCPQEERMRRMKGTEERMRRMEGTEERMRRMKGMEERMKEVELSLRNLKLLLREKDAQLKEQRQQQGKAEVLIGDLYVENAQLLKALEITEQRQKITEKKNYLLEEKISSLNKMVCDLKPSPLSPLRYQYKCSEASIDGTAPPSPKCHCLLTEKSVLNI from the exons ATGGATGACTGCCAGGAGCAGGGCAACTACGAGGAGCGCCTAAAAGAAGTCTTTGACAGCTTTGATGCCAGCGGCGCTGGTTCTCTGTCACCAGAGGAGCTCTGTGAGCTCTGCCAGTCCCTCCATCTGGATGATGCCACACCGGTTCTCCAGGCACTGCTGCAGAACCAGGATCAGCTCGACGCCAGG gtgGAGTTTGAGCAGTTCAAGGATGCGTTGATTCTTGTGTTGTCATCAAATGTCGAGCCGCAACCAAGTGAAGAGGAGACGTTGTCGAAACCAG ATTCTCCTGAGATCCAACCAAAGTTTGTGAAGGGCAGCAAACGCTACGGCCGCCGTTCCACACCAGAGTTCATTGAGCCTATTTCCGACCATTCTGAAGTTAGAAACACTAatctggaagaagaggaggtcgCTGAGGACAACTATGATTCAGCCGTTCCCAGAAAGCGTGAG CGCTGGAATAGTAATGAAAGCAGCACGGAGGAATATGAAGCAGAAG GTCAGCTGCGTCTGTGGAACCCCGATGAGCCGAGCACGCCTCGAGGATCCAACGCTGCGCCATCCACCTCTCTGGAGGAGAGGCTGCGGGAGGCTTGCAGCCAGCTGATGATTTCCTGGGATGGATTTGCGGATCACGACGAGCTGCTGGTCCTCTCTGAACACCTGGGCCTGAAG TTAAACTCGGATTTGCTCCAGAGTCTATCAGGGAACGGAGTCATGAGTGTGGAGGAGTTTGTTTCCAGAGTTTTAAATAGCAACAAGACGCAGATTCCACCTGCCTCCACCCCGTACAGGCAGCTTAAGCGACACCATTCCACCCAG CCATTCGATGAAGGAGGCCGCAGGATAGCCCCCCCATCTGCTCTCACCAGCACCATAGGCATGCGCCTGTTCTCCACCCTGGATGACGGGACTGGTTTCACTCCAGTGGAGTATATCCTGGATGCCTGGCTAGACGAGGGGATCGCGAACAGCGCTGAGATCCTGCAG GCTTTAAATTTTGATCTGGATGGAAAACTGAGTCTGAGCGACCTCACTACGGCCCTGGAGAATGAACTTCTGATTACCAAGAATGGGATCCACCAAGCGGCAGTTGCAAGCTTCAAAGCTGAAATCAGATATCTCCT AGAACAAGTGGAcagagagatgaaagagaaagagaaaatccTTTCTGACCTGGAAAAAGCCGAGAAACTAAAAAATCAGCTCGCTACCGAAGTGGATGAGCACCACTCTGCAATTGAGCACAAGAACAACCTCAATCTCAG GAAGCTTGAGCAGGACCACAAGGAGAAGCTGTCAGCAGTGAGAtcggagctgatgaaggagatggACCAGCTCAAGCAGCAGGCGGGCCTGCAGCGCGAGGAGCTGGAAGCCGAGATCCAGAAAATCAGGGAGGATGAGTCTTTCCTCAGAGACCACCTCTCCATCTCGGTGAAG GATAACAGACGTCTTGAAATAGAGCTGCTGGACAGCACTGAAAAACTGATGGAAGCTGAAAGTCAAGTAGCAAAACTGCAGAGGAGTTTGGACAACATCATGAAAGAACGG TTTGGAGACTTGGACCCCAGCAGTGCAGATTTCTTTCTCCAAGAGGAGCGAATGAAACAACTTGGTGCCGGCTACGAAGCTCAGTACAGG GAGATGCAGGATCGAATTGATGAGCTGCAGGCAGAACTGCGGGACTTCCACAGTCTTGGGCGGGTCCAGCAACCCATCGGACAGCCTCTCTCTGAAGAGCTCGAGAGTAAGAGCCCGGGCATGGAGTCCGATCCAG GTATTGGATCGGAGGAAGTTCAGCCGTTCAGCCTCGAAGCAGAGATGAtgttggagcagctgaaggaacAACACCTTCGGGAAATGGAGGATTTGCGGAACCAGCTGCAAAGCAAG ATCAATGATTTTGACATGATGGTGGAAAAGCACGGTCTGATCCATGAAGACCAGAAGGCTGCTTTATCCCTCCAGtaccagcaggagctccaggcgATGAAGGTGGAGCTGGCCTCCACCCAGAGCCACATAGAGAAGCTCCAGAGCCAGCTAGAGCAGGCAGAGTTGGAGAACGCTACTCTGCAGAGGGCGCAGGCCGAGGACAGAGAAGTACTGGAAAACAAacgggaggaggaagtgaggagTCTGAGACAGCAGCTGACCGAGGCCCACTCCTATGCTGAAGACCTGAAGGAGCAGCTAACCACCCTGAGCACCCAGCTGGTAGAGAGGGGTGAGAATCACGCCAATCAGATAGAAGATCTGAGAAAACGGCACGCAGATGAGATTAAAAAACTGGAGCAGGAACATGTGGAGCTCTCTGAAGCCAGACTGGATGAGGAAAGGGCAAAAATACAGGAAGAGAAGGCTGAGATGGAGAAGCTTTTGGATGACTTcagaagggagagggaggtgatGCAGGAGAGCCATGAGGACCAACTAAATGTGAGATCAGAGGAGGCAAAGTTGAGGTTTGAGCACGAGCGTGATGAGATCGTGGAAAGGCTGACGGAGCAGTGGCAGAAAGAGAGGGCTCGGCTCGACGAGGAGCACAGCGAGTCTCtacaggtgctgctggaggaggagatgctgaagcTCATCAAAGAACATGAAGATAAGGAGAACAAACTTAGGGAGCAGTGGGAGCACAATGTGGCTGAGCTTCAGGAGCACCAAGAGGAGACTTTCCTCCAGAGGCTACTGCAGgaaaggctgcagctgcaggagcagtttgagcagagggagaaaaggcAGAAGGAGCAGTGGGAGatggagaggctgcagctggaggaggattaTGAAGGGATGCTCCAGGAGAAGCTGAGTGAGGAGCGGGAGAAGTTTCAGTCGGAAgcagaggaacaggagaagaGGCAGGAATTCTTGATGGCACAGGTGATGACTCGTCACCGAGAAGCCATTAAGGAGCTGACCAGCAAACACGGCGAGGAGAGGGACGCGCTGAGCAGCATGCTGGAGAAACTGCGAGACGACATCGCCAAAGAAAG ATCTGAAGCCGGCCGGCTCGCTGAAGAAAACCACCTCCTCCGACAAAAGATCACTGAACTGAAGGAGGAGGACCTAAAGGAAGCCCAGCAAGAGTTACT ACACAAGTTGGAGCATCTGAACAAAATGAAGGTGGTGGCTCAAGGGGAAGCAGAAGCTTTCAGTAAGCAG GTTTCCCGGATGCATCTGCAGAGCCAGCAGCTGGAAGATAAGAACCGGATGCTGTCAGAGAAAGAGGCCCGGAACGCCGCTGAGATGGAGACACTTCGGCGGCAGCTGGCGGAGCTGGTGGAGCGTCCCCAGAGGGAGGCGTCCCCGGAGGAAGACAGACGAGAG ctggcagcgtgtgtgtctgctttgGAGACAGAGCTGAGAAAAGCTCTGGAGGACACGGAACGCATGGAGAACAGGAACACCCAGCTGTCCCAGCAGctctctgtcctcagagagaag GCCTACAAAGCCGATGCCATGGAGATTCAGCTCAGCCAGCTGGTGGTGGAGAGGGACAGAGTGAGTGAGGAGTCCCGGGGcctccagaaccagctgcacAAAGCCAAAGACAGG GTGGTGAAAATAGAAGAAAGTCTTGAGGATGTGACCCACCAAAATGGCTGCCTGAGGTCAGAGCTGCTTGATGTGCAGCGTGAGAGGGATTTCCTCAAACACGACATCACAGTTCTGAGAAAGCAGCTGCAGAACGTCAACGAAAAG AACCGCGTGCTGGAGAAGGCCTTGTACTCCGGCGGCCTGCTGAGTCAGGGCAAGAAGCGGCACAGGGATGAGGTGTTTCGGCTGGTGGAGCAggatcagcagctgctgcggcAGGAGAACGAGCGGCTCCAGATGGAGGTGCGCCGCGCCAGGGAAGACCTCCTCCAGTCCCGAGAAACG GTGCGTCAGCTGGACGCGACCGTCCTGTCCTTGAGCCAGTCTCCGGCGGCGAAGGCGCTGGAGCAGGAGAACGCCGCTCTGAAGCGGGAGCTCGCGGCACAGAAGGAACTCTCCAGC AGCTGCGCAGGAGGACAAGGACACGTGCGGCTGGAGAGCCTCCAGCAGGAGAACGAAGCACTCAAGGCGCAGATGTCTCGACTGTCCACGCATCTAATAGAT ACGCTGCAGGCTCAGCTCGTGGGACTGTTGCCCCCGTCGCCTCTCAGGATGCCGAGGGTGCAGAACCCCGGGGACGACGCAGAAAACGCCCAG CGTGTTCATCCCTGTCctcaggaggagaggatgaggaggatgaagggtacggaggagaggatgaggaggatggagggtacggaggagaggatgaggaggatgaagggtatggaggagaggatgaaggaaGTGGAGCTGTCGCTGCGCAACCTCAAGCTGCTGCTCCGAGAGAAGGACGCTCAGCTGAAGGAACAG cggcagcagcaggggaAAGCGGAGGTGCTGATCGGTGACCTGTATGTGGAGAACGCCCagctgctgaaggctctggagaTCACCGAGCAGCGACAGAAGatcacagagaagaagaactACCTCCTGGAAGAGAAGATCTCCAGTCTGAACAAGATGGTGTGTGACCTGAAGCCCTCCCCACTGTCCCCACTGCGTTACCAGTATAAATGCTCAGAGGCCAGCATTGATGGGACAGCACCTCCAAGCCCTAAATGCCACTGTTTACTCACTgaaaaatcagttttaaacATCTGA
- the LOC101079877 gene encoding ninein isoform X2, which yields MNVLRRHAEAFVGRVLSCGMDDCQEQGNYEERLKEVFDSFDASGAGSLSPEELCELCQSLHLDDATPVLQALLQNQDQLDARVEFEQFKDALILVLSSNVEPQPSEEETLSKPDSPEIQPKFVKGSKRYGRRSTPEFIEPISDHSEVRNTNLEEEEVAEDNYDSAVPRKRERWNSNESSTEEYEAEGQLRLWNPDEPSTPRGSNAAPSTSLEERLREACSQLMISWDGFADHDELLVLSEHLGLKLNSDLLQSLSGNGVMSVEEFVSRVLNSNKTQIPPASTPYRQLKRHHSTQPFDEGGRRIAPPSALTSTIGMRLFSTLDDGTGFTPVEYILDAWLDEGIANSAEILQALNFDLDGKLSLSDLTTALENELLITKNGIHQAAVASFKAEIRYLLEQVDREMKEKEKILSDLEKAEKLKNQLATEVDEHHSAIEHKNNLNLRKLEQDHKEKLSAVRSELMKEMDQLKQQAGLQREELEAEIQKIREDESFLRDHLSISVKDNRRLEIELLDSTEKLMEAESQVAKLQRSLDNIMKERFGDLDPSSADFFLQEERMKQLGAGYEAQYREMQDRIDELQAELRDFHSLGRVQQPIGQPLSEELESKSPGMESDPGIGSEEVQPFSLEAEMMLEQLKEQHLREMEDLRNQLQSKINDFDMMVEKHGLIHEDQKAALSLQYQQELQAMKVELASTQSHIEKLQSQLEQAELENATLQRAQAEDREVLENKREEEVRSLRQQLTEAHSYAEDLKEQLTTLSTQLVERGENHANQIEDLRKRHADEIKKLEQEHVELSEARLDEERAKIQEEKAEMEKLLDDFRREREVMQESHEDQLNVRSEEAKLRFEHERDEIVERLTEQWQKERARLDEEHSESLQVLLEEEMLKLIKEHEDKENKLREQWEHNVAELQEHQEETFLQRLLQERLQLQEQFEQREKRQKEQWEMERLQLEEDYEGMLQEKLSEEREKFQSEAEEQEKRQEFLMAQVMTRHREAIKELTSKHGEERDALSSMLEKLRDDIAKERSEAGRLAEENHLLRQKITELKEEDLKEAQQELLHKLEHLNKMKVVAQGEAEAFSKQVSRMHLQSQQLEDKNRMLSEKEARNAAEMETLRRQLAELVERPQREASPEEDRRELAACVSALETELRKALEDTERMENRNTQLSQQLSVLREKAYKADAMEIQLSQLVVERDRVSEESRGLQNQLHKAKDRVVKIEESLEDVTHQNGCLRSELLDVQRERDFLKHDITVLRKQLQNVNEKNRVLEKALYSGGLLSQGKKRHRDEVFRLVEQDQQLLRQENERLQMEVRRAREDLLQSRETVRQLDATVLSLSQSPAAKALEQENAALKRELAAQKELSSSCAGGQGHVRLESLQQENEALKAQMSRLSTHLIDTLQAQLVGLLPPSPLRMPRVQNPGDDAENAQEERMRRMKGTEERMRRMEGTEERMRRMKGMEERMKEVELSLRNLKLLLREKDAQLKEQRQQQGKAEVLIGDLYVENAQLLKALEITEQRQKITEKKNYLLEEKISSLNKMVCDLKPSPLSPLRYQYKCSEASIDGTAPPSPKCHCLLTEKSVLNI from the exons ATGAACGTGTTGAGAAGACATGCTGAGGCCTTTGTT GGCAGGGTGCTGTCCTGTGGGATGGATGACTGCCAGGAGCAGGGCAACTACGAGGAGCGCCTAAAAGAAGTCTTTGACAGCTTTGATGCCAGCGGCGCTGGTTCTCTGTCACCAGAGGAGCTCTGTGAGCTCTGCCAGTCCCTCCATCTGGATGATGCCACACCGGTTCTCCAGGCACTGCTGCAGAACCAGGATCAGCTCGACGCCAGG gtgGAGTTTGAGCAGTTCAAGGATGCGTTGATTCTTGTGTTGTCATCAAATGTCGAGCCGCAACCAAGTGAAGAGGAGACGTTGTCGAAACCAG ATTCTCCTGAGATCCAACCAAAGTTTGTGAAGGGCAGCAAACGCTACGGCCGCCGTTCCACACCAGAGTTCATTGAGCCTATTTCCGACCATTCTGAAGTTAGAAACACTAatctggaagaagaggaggtcgCTGAGGACAACTATGATTCAGCCGTTCCCAGAAAGCGTGAG CGCTGGAATAGTAATGAAAGCAGCACGGAGGAATATGAAGCAGAAG GTCAGCTGCGTCTGTGGAACCCCGATGAGCCGAGCACGCCTCGAGGATCCAACGCTGCGCCATCCACCTCTCTGGAGGAGAGGCTGCGGGAGGCTTGCAGCCAGCTGATGATTTCCTGGGATGGATTTGCGGATCACGACGAGCTGCTGGTCCTCTCTGAACACCTGGGCCTGAAG TTAAACTCGGATTTGCTCCAGAGTCTATCAGGGAACGGAGTCATGAGTGTGGAGGAGTTTGTTTCCAGAGTTTTAAATAGCAACAAGACGCAGATTCCACCTGCCTCCACCCCGTACAGGCAGCTTAAGCGACACCATTCCACCCAG CCATTCGATGAAGGAGGCCGCAGGATAGCCCCCCCATCTGCTCTCACCAGCACCATAGGCATGCGCCTGTTCTCCACCCTGGATGACGGGACTGGTTTCACTCCAGTGGAGTATATCCTGGATGCCTGGCTAGACGAGGGGATCGCGAACAGCGCTGAGATCCTGCAG GCTTTAAATTTTGATCTGGATGGAAAACTGAGTCTGAGCGACCTCACTACGGCCCTGGAGAATGAACTTCTGATTACCAAGAATGGGATCCACCAAGCGGCAGTTGCAAGCTTCAAAGCTGAAATCAGATATCTCCT AGAACAAGTGGAcagagagatgaaagagaaagagaaaatccTTTCTGACCTGGAAAAAGCCGAGAAACTAAAAAATCAGCTCGCTACCGAAGTGGATGAGCACCACTCTGCAATTGAGCACAAGAACAACCTCAATCTCAG GAAGCTTGAGCAGGACCACAAGGAGAAGCTGTCAGCAGTGAGAtcggagctgatgaaggagatggACCAGCTCAAGCAGCAGGCGGGCCTGCAGCGCGAGGAGCTGGAAGCCGAGATCCAGAAAATCAGGGAGGATGAGTCTTTCCTCAGAGACCACCTCTCCATCTCGGTGAAG GATAACAGACGTCTTGAAATAGAGCTGCTGGACAGCACTGAAAAACTGATGGAAGCTGAAAGTCAAGTAGCAAAACTGCAGAGGAGTTTGGACAACATCATGAAAGAACGG TTTGGAGACTTGGACCCCAGCAGTGCAGATTTCTTTCTCCAAGAGGAGCGAATGAAACAACTTGGTGCCGGCTACGAAGCTCAGTACAGG GAGATGCAGGATCGAATTGATGAGCTGCAGGCAGAACTGCGGGACTTCCACAGTCTTGGGCGGGTCCAGCAACCCATCGGACAGCCTCTCTCTGAAGAGCTCGAGAGTAAGAGCCCGGGCATGGAGTCCGATCCAG GTATTGGATCGGAGGAAGTTCAGCCGTTCAGCCTCGAAGCAGAGATGAtgttggagcagctgaaggaacAACACCTTCGGGAAATGGAGGATTTGCGGAACCAGCTGCAAAGCAAG ATCAATGATTTTGACATGATGGTGGAAAAGCACGGTCTGATCCATGAAGACCAGAAGGCTGCTTTATCCCTCCAGtaccagcaggagctccaggcgATGAAGGTGGAGCTGGCCTCCACCCAGAGCCACATAGAGAAGCTCCAGAGCCAGCTAGAGCAGGCAGAGTTGGAGAACGCTACTCTGCAGAGGGCGCAGGCCGAGGACAGAGAAGTACTGGAAAACAAacgggaggaggaagtgaggagTCTGAGACAGCAGCTGACCGAGGCCCACTCCTATGCTGAAGACCTGAAGGAGCAGCTAACCACCCTGAGCACCCAGCTGGTAGAGAGGGGTGAGAATCACGCCAATCAGATAGAAGATCTGAGAAAACGGCACGCAGATGAGATTAAAAAACTGGAGCAGGAACATGTGGAGCTCTCTGAAGCCAGACTGGATGAGGAAAGGGCAAAAATACAGGAAGAGAAGGCTGAGATGGAGAAGCTTTTGGATGACTTcagaagggagagggaggtgatGCAGGAGAGCCATGAGGACCAACTAAATGTGAGATCAGAGGAGGCAAAGTTGAGGTTTGAGCACGAGCGTGATGAGATCGTGGAAAGGCTGACGGAGCAGTGGCAGAAAGAGAGGGCTCGGCTCGACGAGGAGCACAGCGAGTCTCtacaggtgctgctggaggaggagatgctgaagcTCATCAAAGAACATGAAGATAAGGAGAACAAACTTAGGGAGCAGTGGGAGCACAATGTGGCTGAGCTTCAGGAGCACCAAGAGGAGACTTTCCTCCAGAGGCTACTGCAGgaaaggctgcagctgcaggagcagtttgagcagagggagaaaaggcAGAAGGAGCAGTGGGAGatggagaggctgcagctggaggaggattaTGAAGGGATGCTCCAGGAGAAGCTGAGTGAGGAGCGGGAGAAGTTTCAGTCGGAAgcagaggaacaggagaagaGGCAGGAATTCTTGATGGCACAGGTGATGACTCGTCACCGAGAAGCCATTAAGGAGCTGACCAGCAAACACGGCGAGGAGAGGGACGCGCTGAGCAGCATGCTGGAGAAACTGCGAGACGACATCGCCAAAGAAAG ATCTGAAGCCGGCCGGCTCGCTGAAGAAAACCACCTCCTCCGACAAAAGATCACTGAACTGAAGGAGGAGGACCTAAAGGAAGCCCAGCAAGAGTTACT ACACAAGTTGGAGCATCTGAACAAAATGAAGGTGGTGGCTCAAGGGGAAGCAGAAGCTTTCAGTAAGCAG GTTTCCCGGATGCATCTGCAGAGCCAGCAGCTGGAAGATAAGAACCGGATGCTGTCAGAGAAAGAGGCCCGGAACGCCGCTGAGATGGAGACACTTCGGCGGCAGCTGGCGGAGCTGGTGGAGCGTCCCCAGAGGGAGGCGTCCCCGGAGGAAGACAGACGAGAG ctggcagcgtgtgtgtctgctttgGAGACAGAGCTGAGAAAAGCTCTGGAGGACACGGAACGCATGGAGAACAGGAACACCCAGCTGTCCCAGCAGctctctgtcctcagagagaag GCCTACAAAGCCGATGCCATGGAGATTCAGCTCAGCCAGCTGGTGGTGGAGAGGGACAGAGTGAGTGAGGAGTCCCGGGGcctccagaaccagctgcacAAAGCCAAAGACAGG GTGGTGAAAATAGAAGAAAGTCTTGAGGATGTGACCCACCAAAATGGCTGCCTGAGGTCAGAGCTGCTTGATGTGCAGCGTGAGAGGGATTTCCTCAAACACGACATCACAGTTCTGAGAAAGCAGCTGCAGAACGTCAACGAAAAG AACCGCGTGCTGGAGAAGGCCTTGTACTCCGGCGGCCTGCTGAGTCAGGGCAAGAAGCGGCACAGGGATGAGGTGTTTCGGCTGGTGGAGCAggatcagcagctgctgcggcAGGAGAACGAGCGGCTCCAGATGGAGGTGCGCCGCGCCAGGGAAGACCTCCTCCAGTCCCGAGAAACG GTGCGTCAGCTGGACGCGACCGTCCTGTCCTTGAGCCAGTCTCCGGCGGCGAAGGCGCTGGAGCAGGAGAACGCCGCTCTGAAGCGGGAGCTCGCGGCACAGAAGGAACTCTCCAGC AGCTGCGCAGGAGGACAAGGACACGTGCGGCTGGAGAGCCTCCAGCAGGAGAACGAAGCACTCAAGGCGCAGATGTCTCGACTGTCCACGCATCTAATAGAT ACGCTGCAGGCTCAGCTCGTGGGACTGTTGCCCCCGTCGCCTCTCAGGATGCCGAGGGTGCAGAACCCCGGGGACGACGCAGAAAACGCCCAG gaggagaggatgaggaggatgaagggtacggaggagaggatgaggaggatggagggtacggaggagaggatgaggaggatgaagggtatggaggagaggatgaaggaaGTGGAGCTGTCGCTGCGCAACCTCAAGCTGCTGCTCCGAGAGAAGGACGCTCAGCTGAAGGAACAG cggcagcagcaggggaAAGCGGAGGTGCTGATCGGTGACCTGTATGTGGAGAACGCCCagctgctgaaggctctggagaTCACCGAGCAGCGACAGAAGatcacagagaagaagaactACCTCCTGGAAGAGAAGATCTCCAGTCTGAACAAGATGGTGTGTGACCTGAAGCCCTCCCCACTGTCCCCACTGCGTTACCAGTATAAATGCTCAGAGGCCAGCATTGATGGGACAGCACCTCCAAGCCCTAAATGCCACTGTTTACTCACTgaaaaatcagttttaaacATCTGA